The following are from one region of the Streptomyces decoyicus genome:
- a CDS encoding heavy metal translocating P-type ATPase, whose translation MPSVLDQRPAPPAVASRPAPSRHRTRVLALPEARWALAALLLFLLALPLDLLGTPWWLWGPLYAAVYLSGGWEPGWEGLKALKDKTLDVDLLMVVAALGAAAIGQFLDGALLIVIFATSGALEAVATARTADSVRGLLDLAPTTATRLLPGGAEESVPTDTLAVGDTVLVRPGERIGADGQVLRGASEVDQAGISGEPLPVAKRPGDEVFAGTVNGAGALHVRVERDPSDSVIARIVTMVEEASETKAPTQLFIEKIEQRYSIGMVAATLAVFAVPLAFGSALQPALLRAMTFMIVASPCAVVLSTMPPLLSAMANAGRHGVLAKSAVVMERLGSIDAVALDKTGTLTEGTPRVTDIRPLPGSGLGEDVLLALAAAAEHPSEHPLARAVVDAARERGLPLADAADFGSAPGEGVTATIDGHTVQVGSPARLPFAGTGPVRTVVQALEDEGRTAVLVLHDGAPAGVLGIADRLRPDAAATVAALKELTGRSPVLLTGDNERAAAQPAAEVGITEVCAGLLPQDKVSAVKGWAAQGRNVLVVGDGVNDAPALAAAHTGIAMGRAGSDLALETADAVVVRDELAAIPTVVALSRRSRRLVVQNLVIAGIFITGLVVWDLLGTLPLPLGVAGHEGSTVIVGLNGLRLLREAAWVNSAAEGSA comes from the coding sequence ATGCCTTCTGTCCTGGATCAGCGGCCCGCGCCGCCCGCCGTCGCGTCACGCCCGGCGCCCTCGCGCCACCGCACGCGCGTCCTGGCATTGCCGGAAGCCCGGTGGGCGCTGGCCGCGTTGCTGCTGTTCCTGCTCGCCCTCCCGCTGGACCTGCTGGGCACCCCGTGGTGGCTGTGGGGCCCGCTGTACGCCGCCGTCTACCTCTCAGGCGGATGGGAGCCCGGGTGGGAGGGCCTGAAGGCCCTCAAGGACAAGACCTTGGACGTCGATCTGCTGATGGTCGTCGCCGCGCTCGGCGCCGCCGCCATCGGCCAGTTCCTCGACGGCGCCCTGCTGATCGTCATCTTCGCCACCTCCGGCGCCCTGGAGGCGGTCGCCACGGCTCGCACCGCGGATTCGGTCCGCGGCCTGCTCGACCTCGCTCCGACCACCGCGACCCGGCTGCTGCCCGGCGGCGCCGAGGAGAGCGTCCCGACGGACACCCTCGCGGTGGGCGACACGGTCCTCGTCCGGCCCGGCGAGCGCATCGGGGCCGACGGCCAGGTCCTGCGCGGAGCGAGCGAAGTGGACCAGGCCGGCATCAGCGGCGAGCCGCTGCCGGTGGCCAAGCGGCCCGGTGACGAGGTGTTCGCGGGCACCGTCAACGGCGCGGGCGCCCTGCACGTACGGGTGGAGCGCGACCCGTCGGACTCGGTGATCGCCCGGATCGTGACCATGGTCGAGGAAGCCTCCGAGACCAAGGCGCCCACACAGCTGTTCATCGAGAAGATCGAGCAGCGCTACTCGATCGGCATGGTGGCCGCGACCCTCGCCGTCTTCGCCGTCCCGCTCGCGTTCGGCTCCGCGTTGCAGCCCGCCCTGCTGCGCGCGATGACCTTCATGATCGTCGCTTCCCCCTGTGCCGTGGTGCTGTCCACGATGCCCCCGCTCCTCTCGGCCATGGCGAACGCCGGGCGTCACGGCGTCCTCGCCAAGTCCGCCGTCGTCATGGAACGTCTCGGCAGCATCGACGCCGTCGCGCTGGACAAGACGGGCACCCTCACCGAAGGCACCCCCCGGGTCACCGACATCCGCCCGCTCCCCGGTTCCGGCCTCGGCGAGGACGTCCTGCTGGCCCTCGCCGCGGCGGCCGAGCACCCCAGCGAGCACCCGCTCGCCCGCGCCGTCGTCGACGCCGCACGCGAACGCGGTCTGCCGCTCGCCGACGCTGCCGACTTCGGCTCCGCCCCCGGCGAGGGTGTCACCGCCACCATCGACGGACACACCGTCCAGGTGGGATCGCCGGCCCGGCTCCCGTTCGCCGGCACCGGCCCCGTCCGCACCGTGGTGCAGGCGCTGGAGGACGAGGGCCGTACCGCGGTTCTCGTCCTGCATGACGGCGCCCCCGCCGGGGTGTTGGGCATCGCCGACCGGCTGCGCCCGGACGCCGCAGCCACCGTGGCCGCGCTCAAGGAGCTCACCGGCCGTTCGCCGGTACTGCTGACCGGTGACAACGAGCGCGCCGCCGCGCAGCCGGCCGCCGAGGTCGGTATCACCGAGGTCTGCGCCGGGCTGCTCCCTCAGGACAAGGTGTCCGCGGTCAAGGGCTGGGCGGCGCAGGGCCGCAATGTGCTGGTCGTGGGCGACGGTGTCAACGACGCCCCGGCCCTGGCCGCGGCCCACACCGGCATCGCCATGGGCAGAGCCGGATCCGACCTTGCCCTGGAGACCGCCGACGCGGTGGTCGTCCGTGACGAACTCGCCGCCATCCCCACCGTGGTGGCCCTCTCGCGCAGGAGCCGTCGCCTGGTGGTGCAGAACCTCGTCATCGCCGGCATCTTCATCACGGGCCTGGTCGTCTGGGACCTTCTCGGCACTCTGCCGCTGCCGCTCGGCGTCGCCGGGCACGAGGGTTCCACCGTCATCGTCGGCCTCAACGGT
- a CDS encoding ArsR/SmtB family transcription factor: MGHGVDIASSATTRERLDAVGTADVAATLQALATPSRLHILARLQEGPCSVSDLAAAVGMEPSACSHQLRLLRNLGLVTGERHGRSIVYALYDNHVAELLDQALYHVEHLRLGVRDTQVAPQEPAVAE, translated from the coding sequence ATGGGCCACGGAGTCGACATCGCCAGCAGCGCCACCACCCGCGAGCGCCTCGACGCGGTCGGCACCGCCGACGTCGCCGCCACCCTCCAGGCCCTCGCCACTCCGTCCCGGCTGCACATCCTCGCCCGGCTACAGGAAGGCCCCTGCTCCGTCAGCGACCTCGCGGCCGCCGTCGGCATGGAACCCTCCGCCTGTTCCCACCAGTTGCGCCTGCTGCGCAACCTCGGACTGGTCACCGGCGAGCGGCACGGTCGCTCGATCGTCTACGCGCTGTACGACAACCACGTCGCCGAACTCCTCGACCAGGCCCTCTATCACGTCGAGCATCTGCGCCTCGGAGTCCGCGACACCCAGGTCGCGCCACAGGAGCCGGCCGTCGCCGAGTGA
- a CDS encoding zinc-dependent alcohol dehydrogenase — protein MRALTWHGKRDVRVDTVPDPKIKDPTDIIVRITSTGICGSDLHLYEVLGPYLDEGDILGHEPMGIVEEVGPEVTEVSVGDRVVVPFNVSCGTCWMCGQGLHSQCETTQVKDRGMGAALFGFSKLYGQVPGGQAELLRVPFGNTLPVKVPHGPPDQRFVYLSDVLPTAWQSVAYAGIPPGGSVTVLGLGPIGDMAARIALHQGASKVIGVDLVPERLARARSRGVHALDLNEYDNNVGEEIRRLTAGRGTDAVIEAVGMEAHGAPLARTAQRFAGLLPDAIGEKVLSRAGVDSMAAFNTAVDAVRRGGTISLIGVYGGSVDPVPMLTLFDKQVQLRMGQANVKHWVDDIMPLLNDEDVLGVQDFATHTLPLEEGPQAYQTFQAKEDGMIKTVLTP, from the coding sequence ATGAGGGCCCTGACCTGGCATGGAAAGCGTGACGTCCGGGTGGACACCGTTCCCGACCCGAAGATCAAGGACCCGACGGACATCATTGTGCGGATCACCTCCACCGGGATCTGCGGCTCCGACCTGCACTTGTACGAGGTGCTGGGGCCGTACCTGGACGAGGGTGACATCCTCGGTCACGAGCCGATGGGGATCGTCGAGGAGGTCGGCCCCGAGGTCACCGAGGTATCGGTGGGCGACCGTGTCGTCGTGCCGTTCAATGTCTCCTGCGGCACCTGCTGGATGTGCGGGCAGGGGCTCCATTCGCAGTGCGAGACGACGCAGGTCAAGGACCGTGGGATGGGCGCCGCACTCTTCGGGTTCTCCAAGCTCTACGGCCAGGTCCCCGGCGGTCAGGCCGAGTTGCTGCGCGTCCCCTTCGGCAACACACTGCCCGTCAAGGTGCCGCACGGCCCGCCGGACCAGCGGTTCGTCTACCTCTCCGACGTCCTGCCCACCGCTTGGCAGTCCGTCGCCTATGCCGGCATCCCACCAGGCGGATCCGTCACCGTTCTGGGTCTCGGCCCCATCGGCGACATGGCGGCCCGTATCGCCCTCCACCAGGGCGCGAGCAAGGTCATCGGCGTCGACCTCGTACCCGAACGCCTCGCCCGGGCCCGCAGCCGGGGCGTGCACGCTCTCGACCTGAACGAGTACGACAACAACGTGGGCGAGGAGATCCGTCGTCTCACGGCGGGGCGTGGCACCGACGCCGTCATCGAAGCGGTCGGCATGGAAGCGCACGGCGCTCCGCTGGCGAGAACCGCCCAGCGGTTCGCCGGCCTGCTGCCCGACGCGATCGGGGAGAAGGTGCTGAGCCGGGCCGGTGTGGACAGCATGGCGGCCTTCAACACGGCCGTCGATGCGGTCCGACGGGGCGGCACGATCTCGCTCATCGGCGTCTACGGCGGCTCCGTCGACCCCGTGCCGATGCTCACCCTGTTCGACAAACAGGTCCAGCTGCGCATGGGCCAGGCCAACGTCAAGCACTGGGTGGACGACATCATGCCTCTGCTCAACGACGAGGACGTCCTCGGAGTGCAGGACTTCGCCACCCACACCCTTCCGCTCGAAGAGGGGCCCCAGGCCTACCAGACCTTCCAGGCCAAGGAAGACGGCATGATCAAAACTGTTCTGACGCCCTGA
- the sbnA gene encoding 2,3-diaminopropionate biosynthesis protein SbnA yields MPVISVPYAFNEEELYVDLRPIFGHSLFLKCEGFNFAGSIKLKAATAMVESAERDGDLRPDSVLVESSSGNLGVALSMIAASKGYRFLCVTDSRCNLATRLMMEALGSQVHVVADEESNGGYLGARLAYIRNLCASDDRCVWLSQYTNPSNWKAHYRTTAPAIARSFPQLDLLFVGAGTAGTLMGCARYFRNWHRPVQIIAVDSLGSVAFGGTPGRRMIPGLGMSVRPPLLDESYVDEVVRVAEADTIRTCRRLARRGFVFGGSTGTVVSGATDWLARHDTRGLTAVAIAPDLGERYLDTVYQDNWVQDLYGEDVLRSELPGGTDVDALGLMPPLRSSEPQSQPRERRRRHDA; encoded by the coding sequence GTGCCAGTCATATCCGTGCCTTACGCGTTCAACGAGGAAGAGCTCTACGTCGACCTCCGGCCGATCTTCGGGCACTCGTTGTTCCTCAAGTGTGAGGGCTTCAACTTCGCCGGCTCGATCAAGCTGAAGGCCGCGACCGCGATGGTGGAGTCCGCCGAACGGGACGGAGACCTCAGGCCGGACTCGGTCCTGGTCGAGTCCTCGTCCGGAAACCTCGGCGTGGCGCTGAGCATGATCGCAGCGAGCAAGGGTTACCGGTTTCTGTGCGTGACGGACTCCCGCTGCAACCTGGCGACCAGGCTGATGATGGAGGCTCTGGGCAGCCAGGTGCATGTGGTCGCCGACGAGGAGTCCAACGGCGGATACCTCGGCGCACGGCTCGCGTACATCCGCAATCTGTGCGCCTCCGACGACCGGTGTGTATGGCTCAGCCAGTACACGAATCCGAGCAACTGGAAGGCGCACTACCGGACGACGGCACCGGCCATCGCCCGCTCCTTCCCGCAGCTGGACCTGCTGTTCGTCGGAGCCGGCACCGCCGGCACGCTGATGGGCTGTGCCCGCTACTTCCGGAACTGGCACCGGCCGGTGCAGATCATCGCCGTGGACAGTCTCGGGTCGGTGGCCTTCGGCGGTACTCCGGGGCGCAGGATGATCCCCGGCCTGGGCATGAGCGTCCGGCCGCCGCTGCTCGACGAGTCGTATGTGGACGAGGTCGTACGGGTGGCCGAGGCGGACACCATCCGCACCTGCCGTCGACTGGCCAGACGCGGTTTCGTGTTCGGCGGATCGACCGGCACCGTGGTCAGCGGGGCGACGGATTGGCTGGCCCGGCACGACACACGAGGTCTCACGGCGGTGGCCATCGCCCCGGACCTCGGCGAGCGCTACCTCGACACCGTCTACCAGGACAACTGGGTGCAGGACCTGTACGGCGAGGACGTGCTCCGTTCCGAGCTGCCGGGCGGCACGGACGTCGACGCGCTCGGCCTCATGCCACCGTTGCGGTCATCGGAGCCGCAGTCGCAGCCGCGCGAACGGCGCCGGCGCCACGACGCCTGA